The segment CGCTGCGGTGTTCGGCAGCACCCTGATCGGTGCGTTCATCGCCGTGCTCAACTACTTTGCACCCAAGGGCGTGTTCGAGTTCCTGCTGGCAAGCTCAGGCGCCATCGCGCTGCTGGTGTACATGGTCATCGCCATCTCCCAGCTGCGCATGCGCCGCCGTCTTGAGCGGGAGAATACCGAGCTCAAGTTCCGCATGTGGCTGTTCCCCTGGTTGACCTGGGCGGTGATCATCTTCATTGCCCTGGCCTTGGCGGTGATGATGTACACGCCCGAGCACCGGGCGGAGGTGAGCGCCACGCTGGGGCTTGCGATCATGATTTCCTTCCTGGGCATTGTGACGACACGCGGTCATGCGCAGCCGATGGGGGCGCGGTCGTTGGGTTGAGATGAGCTTTGCTGGAACCTTCGGGCTGCGAAGCGGCTCTAGGGTTTCAGCTTCGCAACTCATGGTGCTGGGGCCGCTTTGCGGCCCATCGCGGCACGAGGGCCGCTCCCACAAATACCGTGCAACCTTTCGCTACGCAGCAACCGGCTCGCGCCAGCCCGAAGGCAGACACCCATCCAAGTAGGAGCGGTCCTTGTGCCGCGATGGGCTGCAAAGCAGCCCCGGCAATATGCGCCGCGCCGCCAATATCCTCGGCCGAGCGTGTGCACTCACCGAGCGTATACCTGGCCAGTGGAGCCTTCTTGCTGACAGTGGGTCGTAGCGCACCCCCCCCCGCGCATTCAATGGCCCGGCCAAGCTGGCCGAGCACACACCCGCTGGCCTACCCCTCCACCGAATGATGGAAATTCCCCAGGTCATCCTTGCCGATGCCGCCCACTTGCCCTTGATCCAACCTGTCAAATTTCTTTGCGCAATGGGCTACCATCCGATGGCCTAATGCAATTAAATGCGCCACCCGGACAACTATTCCGGCCAGTAACTGTCACTCAAAAAAACCCGGTCATAGTGTGAAAGTGCCCGCTTTCACCACAGGAGCTCAGATACATGGCAGCACTGCAGAGCAGTACGTTGGACGCGGTCGAAAACAACCAGGAACAGCTGTTGACCCAATGGATAGCAGGCCTGGAAGCCAACGGTGCCACGCGCAATGTCAAGGAGCAGGTGCTGGCCCAGGAAACCCGCGAGTTTCTGCAACTGCTGGTGCAAGGCTTCAAGGGCCCAGGCGGCGCCAACCTGGCAGCCGCCGATTGGGAGGCCGTGCGCCGGTTCCTCGAAAAGCTGTCGTTATCGCGCGCGCAGATGGGCCATGACTCCCACCAGACCGTGTACTTCATCTACGCCCTCAAGCGTCCGTTGTTCGCCTTGCTGCAATCGCTCTACAGCGCCGACCCGGCCACGCTTGCCGAGGAACTCTGGCGCGTGTCCGAGCTGCTCGACAGCATGGGCATGCACACCATGCGCACGTACCAGGCGAGCCGTGAAAACGTCATCCGCCGCCAGCAGGAAGAACTGCTGGAGCTGTCCACGCCCGTGGTCAAGCTGTGGGACGGTGTGCTGGCATTGCCACTGATCGGCACCCTGGACTCCCAGCGCAGCCAGACTGTCATGGAGTCGCTGCTGCAGCGCATCGTCGACACTGGTTCGGAAATCGCCATCATCGACATTACGGGCGTGCCCACCGTGGACACCCTGGTGGCGCAGCACCTGCTCAAGACCGTGACGGCCATTCGCCTGATGGGCGCCGATTGCATCATCAGCGGCATTCGTCCGCAGATCGCCCAGACCATCGTGCACCTGGGCCTGGACCTTGGCACCCTGACCACCAAGGCCAACCTGGCCGACGCCCTGAAGCTGGCCCTGACCCGTGTGGGCAGCGACCTCGGCCAGCGAGCCTGAGCCATGGAGCGTATCCCGATCCTGCAGATGGGGGAATTTCTGCTGGTGACCATCCAGGTGGACATGCATGACCAACTGGCCCTCACCCTGCAGGAAGACCTGACCGACCGCATCAGCAGCACCTCCGCCCGTGGCGTACTCATCGACATCTCGGCGCTGGACATGGTCGACTCGTTCATCGGACGGATGATCGCCAGCATCTCGGGCCTGTCGCGCATCATGGACGCCGAAACCATGGTGGTCGGCATGCAGCCGGCCGTGGCCATCACCCTGGTGGAGCTGGGGTTGACGTTGCCTGGCGTGAGTACGGCCTTGAATGTGGAGCGCGGTATGCACGTGCTGCGTCAGCGTGTGGCCCGCAAATGAACGTGCGCGACAGCGGTAGCCTGCCGGTGCGCATCGAGCAGGATGTGGTGCTTGCCCGCCAACTGGCCCGCAAGCTGGCGGGCGAGTGCGGTATGCGCCTGGTCGACCTGACCAAGCTGGTCACCGCCGTCAGCGAGCTGGCCCGCAACACCGTGGTCTATGGCCGTGGCGGCGACATGGATTGGCAGGTGCTGGAGGACTTCGGTCGGGTGGGCCTGCGCCTGCATTTTCGTGACGAAGGCCCTGGCATTCCCGACATCGGCCTGGCACTGACCGACGGCTGGACCTCGGGCGGTGGCATGGGCCTGGGCCTGACCGGCGCGCGACGGCTGGTGGATGAGTTCGAGTTGGACACCGCGCCTGGCCAGGGTACTCGCGTGACGATCACTCGATGGGCGTGAGCATCGCCGCGAGCCAGACCTGCGTCGTACCGTTGGCTGATGCCAGTGACGTTGGCCACGCTCGACGGATCGCGCAAAAGCTCGCACAGGCCCACGGGCATGACGAGACGGACGCCGGACGTGTCGCGCTGGTGGTGACCGAGCTGTGCACCAATGTGCTCAAGCATGCCGGGCACGGCGAGCTTCATCTGCGCGCGCTGCCGCGCGGTGACGGCAGGTTTGGTATCGAAGTGCTCACCCTCGATCGCGCCCAAGGGTTCGATGCCCAAGCCTGCCTGGCCGACGGCTATTCGTCGGCGGGCACCCAAGGTATCGGCATGGGCGCCATCGCCCGCCAGGCTCAAGTCTTCGACGTTTATGCCGATACCCGGGGAGCTGTTGTCCTGGCGCGGTTGTATGCCCAGGGTGACTCAGGCACTGACCTGCGCTTCGGCGTCAGCCAGCATGCCCTCAATGGCGACCCGGCCTGCGGCGATACCTGGCACTTGGCCTACGATGGGCAGCACGTGAGCGCCCTGGTGATCGACGGGCTGGGGCATGGCAGCGAAGCCGAAGCGGCAGCCCAGGCGGGTGCGGCCGTGTTCGCACAGGCACCGTTCGCCAAGGCGCAGCAGCAACTTTTGGCCATGCACCAGGCGATGACGGGCACGCGTGGTGGCGCCGTTGCCCTGGCGCATTACGATGGCTGCAATGCACGGCTGAGCTTCACCGGCATTGGCAACATCGGCGCGAGCCTGGTCAATGGCAGCCAATGGCGAGGCCTGGCGTCGATGCCCGGCATTGTTGGCGGGCAATTCAGAAAAACCCAAGTGTTCGACTACGCTGATCTGAACGGAAATGTGTTGATCATGTACAGCGATGGCCTGCAGTCCCGGTGGAACCTCAAGGATTACCCTGGCCTGGTGCACCGCCATCCGGCCGTGATCGCTGCCGTGCTGCATCGCGACTTTTGCCGCGGCCGTGACGATGTCACCGTACTTGTCATCGACCTGGAGTTGCCCAATGTCTGATGCTGCCATGATTGCCCGCCTGCAAGCCGAGAACGACGCCTTGCGCGCCGAGCTGGATGAAACCAACCAGGGCGTGCTGGCGCTGTATGCCGAGCTCGATACCCAGGCCGAACACCTGCGCCAGGCCTCGGACCTCAAGAGCCGCTTCCTGTCCTACATGAGCCATGAATTTCGCACGCCGCTGGGCTCGATCTTGAGCATCACCGGCCTGCTGACCGACGAGCTCGACGGGCCGTTGTCGGCCGAACAGCACCGTCAGGTCACGTTCATCAGCACCGCTACCCGCGAGCTGTCCGACATGGTCGACGACC is part of the Pseudomonas parafulva genome and harbors:
- a CDS encoding STAS domain-containing protein, with translation MAALQSSTLDAVENNQEQLLTQWIAGLEANGATRNVKEQVLAQETREFLQLLVQGFKGPGGANLAAADWEAVRRFLEKLSLSRAQMGHDSHQTVYFIYALKRPLFALLQSLYSADPATLAEELWRVSELLDSMGMHTMRTYQASRENVIRRQQEELLELSTPVVKLWDGVLALPLIGTLDSQRSQTVMESLLQRIVDTGSEIAIIDITGVPTVDTLVAQHLLKTVTAIRLMGADCIISGIRPQIAQTIVHLGLDLGTLTTKANLADALKLALTRVGSDLGQRA
- a CDS encoding anti-sigma regulatory factor, which translates into the protein MNVRDSGSLPVRIEQDVVLARQLARKLAGECGMRLVDLTKLVTAVSELARNTVVYGRGGDMDWQVLEDFGRVGLRLHFRDEGPGIPDIGLALTDGWTSGGGMGLGLTGARRLVDEFELDTAPGQGTRVTITRWA
- a CDS encoding ATP-binding protein gives rise to the protein MGVSIAASQTCVVPLADASDVGHARRIAQKLAQAHGHDETDAGRVALVVTELCTNVLKHAGHGELHLRALPRGDGRFGIEVLTLDRAQGFDAQACLADGYSSAGTQGIGMGAIARQAQVFDVYADTRGAVVLARLYAQGDSGTDLRFGVSQHALNGDPACGDTWHLAYDGQHVSALVIDGLGHGSEAEAAAQAGAAVFAQAPFAKAQQQLLAMHQAMTGTRGGAVALAHYDGCNARLSFTGIGNIGASLVNGSQWRGLASMPGIVGGQFRKTQVFDYADLNGNVLIMYSDGLQSRWNLKDYPGLVHRHPAVIAAVLHRDFCRGRDDVTVLVIDLELPNV
- a CDS encoding STAS domain-containing protein translates to MERIPILQMGEFLLVTIQVDMHDQLALTLQEDLTDRISSTSARGVLIDISALDMVDSFIGRMIASISGLSRIMDAETMVVGMQPAVAITLVELGLTLPGVSTALNVERGMHVLRQRVARK